The Eublepharis macularius isolate TG4126 chromosome 11, MPM_Emac_v1.0, whole genome shotgun sequence genome includes a region encoding these proteins:
- the LOC129337819 gene encoding 7-alpha-hydroxycholest-4-en-3-one 12-alpha-hydroxylase-like, giving the protein MHFWESVLCALLASLFSAILGGLYMAGVFRKRRPKEPPLDKGLIPWLGHGLSFKKNPVEFLEKMKKKHGDIFTVLVGGNYLNFVMDPHTYGTIIKESKDKLDFDTFASTVVFNVFGFRPSESHHKIVQTVSKKYLRGKNLADLNQVMMENLKTVIFCGLGSGDGERPWQQDGVLHFSYKAMFQAAFMTLFGTDPPKSGDSKETSKDHTATQCGEWFEDFQKFDKYLPQMIIGIMDPLSKKETERLRNFFWDVLSVEKVYQKDNMSNWVAEQDQQMADIGMTEKMRSQFLFLLLWASQGNTGPAIFWVFVHLLKHPEAMKAVKEEVDRILKETDQEVKPGSPLINVSLETIKTPVLDSTIEETLRLNVSPFLFRSIMEDMDLTMADGREYSLRKGDQLLLFPFVGLQIDPEIYPDPQTFKYDRFLNPDGTKKEFYKNGEKLKYPIMPWGGGPSMCPGRFFAVSEMKMFVILMVTYFDMELVNKEEKIPPADASHCGIGTSHPSHDIQFRYRRRI; this is encoded by the coding sequence ATGCATTTCTGGGAGTCTGTGCTTTGTGCTCTTCTAGCATCCCTCTTTTCTGCCATACTGGGAGGGCTTTACATGGCAGGAGTCTTCCGCAAGAGGAGACCCAAAGAACCTCCATTGGACAAAGGCCTCATTCCATGGCTGGGACACGGCTTAAGTTTCAAGAAGAACCCTGTGGAGTTTCTGGAAAAGATGAAGAAGAAACATGGGGATATTTTCACAGTGTTGGTTGGTGGCAATTATTTAAATTTTGTGATGGACCCTCACACTTACGGGACTATAATAAAGGAATCAAAGGACAAGCTGGATTTTGATACATTTGCTTCCacagttgtttttaatgtatttggttTCCGCCCAAGTGAATCTCATCATAAGATTGTGCAAACAGTTAGCAAGAAGTATCTCAGAGGTAAGAATTTAGCTGATTTGAACCAGGTGATGATGGAGAACTTGAAGACTGTGATATTTTGTGGTCTGGGCTCAGGTGATGGGGAGAGGCCATGGCAGCAGGACGGTGTCCTCCACTTCAGCTACAAAGCCATGTTCCAAGCTGCTTTCATGACTTTGTTTGGAACCGATCCCCCCAAAAGTGGAGACAGCAAAGAGACTTCTAAGGATCATACAGCAACCCAGTGTGGAGAGTGGTTTGAAGATTTTCAGAAATTTGACAAGTACCTCCCCCAAATGATCATTGGCATAATGGATCCCCTGAGCAAGAAGGAGACGGAGAGGCTGAGAAACTTCTTCTGGGATGTGCTGTCCGTAGAAAAAGTCTACCAAAAGGATAATATGAGCAACTGGGTAGCGGAGCAAGATCAGCAGATGGCTGATATTGGGATGACGGAAAAGATGCGGAGTCAGTTCTTGTTTCTCCTTCTCTGGGCATCGCAAGGTAACACCGGACCAGCTATCTTCTGGGTTTTTGTGCATCTCCTGAAACACCCAGAAGCGATGAAGGCAGTGAAGGAAGAAGTAGACCGAATCCTGAAGGAAACTGATCAGGAGGTCAAGCCAGGCAGCCCCTTGATCAATGTGTCCTTGGAAACAATAAAGACGCCAGTTCTAGATAGCACAATAGAGGAAACTCTGCGTTTGAATGTAAGTCCGTTTCTGTTCAGAAGCATAATGGAGGATATGGACCTTACaatggcagatgggagagaatacAGCTTGCGGAAAGGAGACCAGCTCCTTCTTTTCCCATTCGTTGGCCTGCAGATAGATCCCGAAATCTACCCTGATCCTCAGACTTTCAAATATGACAGGTTCTTGAACCCAGATGGCACGAAAAAAGAGTTTTATAAGAATGGGGAAAAGCTAAAGTATCCCATCATGCCATGGGGGGGTGGACCTTCCATGTGCCCCGGGCGATTCTTTGCTGTTAGTGAAATGAAGATGTTTGTGATCTTGATGGTCACCTACTTTGACATGGAACTGGTTAACAAAGAAGAGAAGATACCGCCGGCTGATGCAAGCCACTGTGGGATTGGAACCTCACATCCTTCTCATGATATCCAGTTTAGGTATCGACGGCGAATCTAA